From a region of the Castanea sativa cultivar Marrone di Chiusa Pesio chromosome 10, ASM4071231v1 genome:
- the LOC142611819 gene encoding serine/arginine-rich splicing factor RSZ22A, producing MTRIYVGNLDPRVNERDLEDAFRDFGVIESVWVARRPPGYAFIDFEDRRDAEDAIREIDGKNGWRVELSHNSRGGGGGRGGGRGRSGGSDLKCYECGEAGHFARECRLRGGSGRRRSRSPPRYRRSPSYGRRSYSPRGRASPRRRSLTPRGRSYSRSPPPYRAREEVPYANGNGLRDRRRSRS from the exons ATGACTCGCATATATGTGGGAAACTTGGACCCACGAGTTAACGAGAGGGATCTTGAAGATGCATTTCGCGATTTTGGAGTTATAGAAAG TGTTTGGGTTGCACGCAGGCCACCAGGTTATGCTTTTATTGACTTTGAGGATCGTAGGGATGCAGAGGATGCAATCCGTGAAATTGATG GCAAGAATGGCTGGAGAGTGGAgctttctcacaactctagaggtGGGGGTGGTGGTCGTGGAGGGGGTCGTGGTCGCTCTGGAGGCTCTGATTTGAAGTGCTATGAGTGTGGTGAGGCTGGTCACTTTGCTCGTGAATGCCGTCTGCGTGGTGGTTCAGGAAGACGTCGTAGCCGCAGCCCCCCTCGGTACCGGAGGAGCCCAAGTTATGGTCGAAG GAGCTACAGTCCCCGCGGACGGGCCTCCCCAAGACGCCGCAGTTTGACACCTCGTGGGCGTAGTTACAGCAGGTCACCACCGCCATACCGTGCACGTGAGGAAGTGCCATATGCTAATGG AAATGGTCTGAGGGATCGACGCCGAAGCCGAAGCTGA
- the LOC142614278 gene encoding putative cyclic nucleotide-gated ion channel 14, whose amino-acid sequence MYVTEQNTSMELKKVRFYNDEKQNLRPSWEKNDTQRHLEKTLPVYKVSAALLKPEGGGVGVGDIKNQSTSTTSTFGKLKVSPENHKQWHRRILDPGSDVVLQWNRIFLFFCLVALFVDPLFFYVPMVVNNASTSCMTTDLRLGIVITCFRTIADMFYMLHIVIKFRTAYVSPSSRVFGRGELVMDPKMISRRYLRSDFLVDLIAALPLPQIVIWFILPAIKTSQAHRTDNTLVLIVLLQYIPRLYLIFPLSSQIIKATGVVTKTAWAGAAYNLLLYMLASHVLGASWYLLSIERYATCWKSECRMEDSPIKCVLRYLSCDTLDDDDRIKWENSTAVFNSCNPNNSTSFNYGLFASAMTNNVVSSAFVEKYFYCLWWGLQNLSSYGQNLMTSTFIGETSFAILISIVGLVLFAHLIGNMQTYLQSITVRLEEWRLKRRDTEEWMRHRQLPQDLQERVRRFVQYKWLATRGVDEESILRALPPDLRRDIQRHLCLDLVRRVPFFSQMDDQLLDAICERLVSSLSTQGTCIVREGDPVTEMLFIIRGRLESSTTNGGRTGFFNSITLRPGDFCGEELLAWALLPKSTVNLPSSTRTVRAIVEVEAFALRAEDLKFVANQFRRLHSKKLQHTFRFYSHHWRTWAACFVQVAWRRHKKRMTAKSLSMKESFSYSLDEQVANETEQGKEEHSTSSSTSLQAKQNLGVSILASRFAANTRRGAQKIKDVGLPKLQKPEEPDFSMEPEDD is encoded by the exons ATGTATGTGACCGAACAAAATACAAGCATGGAGCTAAAGAAAGTGAG GTTTTACAACgatgaaaaacaaaatctacGACCTTCTTGGGAAAAAAATGACACCCAGAGACATTTAGAAAAGACTTTGCCAGTGTACAAGGTCTCTGCAGCTTTGTTGAAACCAGAAGGtggtggtgttggtgttggtgataTTAAAAACCAAAGTACTAGTACTACTTCCACGTTTGGAAAGCTTAAGGTTTCCCCAGAGAATCATAAGCAATGGCATAGGCGAATTCTTGATCCTGGAAGTGATGTTGTCCTGCAATGGAACAggattttcctctttttttgtttggtagcACTCTTTGTTGATCCACTTTTTTTCTACGTTCCAATGGTAGTGAACAATGCCAGTACTTCGTGTATGACAACTGATTTGAGACTGGGGATTGTGATAACGTGTTTTAGGACAATTGCTGATATGTTTTACATGTTACATATAGTCATAAAGTTCCGGACAGCTTATGTATCACCAAGTTCAAGAGTGTTCGGGAGGGGTGAGCTTGTCATGGATCCAAAGATGATTTCGAGGCGGTATTTAAGATCAGATTTTTTGGTAGATCTCATAGCTGCACTGCCTCTTCCTCAG ATTGTGATATGGTTCATTCTACCGGCAATTAAAACCTCACAAGCTCATCGTACTGACAATACCCTTGTACTGATTGTTCTGCTCCAATATATTCCCAGACTATATctcattttcccattaagttCTCAGATTATCAAAGCCACTGGTGTCGTCACAAAAACTGCTTGGGCTGGGGCTGCATATAATCTCCTACTCTACATGTTAGCTAGTCAT GTCTTAGGGGCATCATGGTATTTGCTGTCCATTGAACGGTATGCAACTTGCTGGAAATCTGAATGCAGAATGGAAGATAGCCCTATAAAATGTGTCCTTCGTTACTTGTCATGTGATACTTTGGATGATGATGATCGCATCAAATGGGAAAACAGCACTGCTGTGTTTAATAGCTGCAATCCAAATAATTCTACCAGTTTCAATTATGGCCTATTTGCAAGTGCCATGACAAATAATGTTGTCTCCTCAGCGTTTGTTGAGAAGTATTTCTATTGTCTGTGGTGGGGCTTACAGAACTTGAG TTCTTATGGCCAGAATTTAATGACAAGCACATTTATAGGGGAAACTTCTTTTGCCATACTCATTTCAATAGTGGGACTGGTGTTGTTTGCCCATTTGATTGGAAATATGCAG ACCTATCTGCAATCTATCACTGTGAGACTTGAGGAGTGGAGGCTCAAGCGACGAGACACTGAGGAGTGGATGAGACATCGCCAACTCCCTCAGGATCTGCAAGAACGTGTCAGGCGATTTGTGCAGTACAAGTGGCTTGCAACTCGAGGAGTTGATGAAGAGTCAATCTTACGTGCCTTACCTCCAGATCTCCGTCGAGATATCCAACGCCACCTATGCTTGGACCTTGTTCGACGT GTACCCTTTTTCTCACAGATGGATGATCAACTACTTGATGCTATTTGTGAGCGGTTGGTGTCATCCTTAAGTACTCAGGGCACCTGCATTGTTCGTGAAGGTGACCCTGTGACAGAGATGCTTTTTATAATCCGAGGGAGGCTAGAGAGCTCAACTACAAATGGAGGCCGGACAGGTTTCTTCAACTCAATTACTTTGAGACCAGGTGATTTTTGTGGGGAAGAGCTGCTTGCGTGGGCGTTGCTTCCAAAATCTACTGTCAACTTGCCTTCTTCTACAAGAACAGTTAGAGCCATTGTTGAAGTGGAAGCCTTTGCACTGAGAGCAGAAGATCTCAAATTTGTTGCCAATCAGTTTAGACGTCTCCATAGTAAGAAGTTACAGCATACTTTCCGATTTTATTCTCACCACTGGAGGACATGGGCGGCCTGCTTCGTTCAGGTTGCTTGGCGTCGACACAAGAAGAGGATGACTGCAAAGAGCCTTAGCATGAAAGAGTCATTCTCGTATAGTCTTGATGAGCAAGTAGCTAATGAAACAGAACAAGGTAAGGAAGAGCATTCTACATCATCTTCAACTAGTTTGCAAGCAAAGCAGAACCTAGGTGTCTCGATATTGGCTTCAAGGTTTGCTGCAAACACAAGGAGAGGAGCTCAGAAAATCAAGGATGTTGGATTGCCTAAGTTGCAAAAGCCTGAAGAGCCAGACTTCTCAATGGAACCAGAGGATGACTAG